The Synchiropus splendidus isolate RoL2022-P1 chromosome 8, RoL_Sspl_1.0, whole genome shotgun sequence nucleotide sequence GTCTGTAAATTGAGTGCTTCTTGTGGCAAGAGGGTGACGGAGTGGAACGCAGCTCATGAATGTTGACATGGGTGGCTTCTCATTCCTGTCATAGCATCTGTTGCTGAGGCACCGGGGCCGCTTCCTTCCTGCGGGTGTCATCTGAGGACCCCAGTCACGTGACCCCACTCCAATTTAGTAGTGTGGAtgagctgcagaggaggagatggCTCATAAGTGTAATGAACGCTGCAGCAGTGGATCAGATTTCATGCAAATCGTTCTGTTTTTAGTTGCATGTCAAAACTAGCACTTTTGGTTAACCACCTGTAGTTTGTGATCTTTATGTAAATTGATTTCTCAGGCCTGAAATGGCTCCTTGGCCTCGACTTTGATTCAGATCATTCATCCATATGTTTGGTATTTTTGAGGTTTAAAATGGTTCCAAATGTATTTCCTACCATCACATCACAGATGTAGATATTATTTATGTCTGGAATAATTCCTCACGATACCAGGTTTGCACTCAAAGTTTGGTTTGGATTGATTGGATGTGGCAAAAGGTAACATTTGTCACTAACAGTGATGCGTGTCTTCCAGCATGGGCCAAtgtggaggtgatgatggaggacAGGGTGGAGGCCTTCAGGGGCAACTCCACTCAGATCACCTGCATGTTCACCTCAGatgacggtccggggggagtgATCATCCAATGGTTCCATGTGAGTTCGGCCCAGATGTTCAGACCCGCACAAATGCAGACttcctgctgacctctgaccccaccaGATGAGAGGACGCGACAGGCAGAGGATCTACTACGAGGACGCCACCACCCAGCACTACGATCGAAACTCCCAGTTCAAAGATCGGCTCACCGTCAACAGCACCGGCTCCGGCACCAGTGGGCAGGTGGTGATGACCATCAGAGACGTGAGGCTGAAGGACGAACTGGAGTACGTCTGCGTGGTCAAGAGCCTGACCGACGGAATTGGAGAAGACAGAACCATGCTCAGGGTGTTTGGTAAGATCTCCAGCTCAGCGTTGCAGAGGCCAAAACCATGTCCAGTTCCATTGTTCAGCAGTGTTTTCCTGAAGGATCAGACCGTGACATTTGAGGGGTTTAACTTTTCACCCATCTGTCCTCTCTTAATCTGTCTGCTTCTGAACATTGGTGCCGCTGGAGGTCTGATGTGGATCTTTCCTTGCTAGTCTGCCAATTGCTGCAGTCATGTTGGTGTCATGCCCTGGAAGGCATTTGCTGCTCAGCTTCTCTTGTTCTAAATTTAGAAGCGCACAGAAGTTCCAAACTTTGCTTTTCTGAACAGCTTCCAGCCGCTCAGCAGCTACTTGTTGAATAGCTCTTTTACATGCGTCTGCTTCTGTATGTGAGATTTTGACCCACTTACATGCTCCCTGGAGAGAGGAGCAACAGCTATCATTCAGCACAACTCAAATAACTGTATATTTCATGATGATGACCTTGAGATTGTCGCCTTCTTCTTTGTTGCCATGCAGAAACTCCACAACTCCCCACTATTGAGGCCGTTCAAAAAGGGATCTCTGTCAGTGATGCCACCCCGTCCAAGGTGAGCAGCACAACATGTTCACGATGGAATAGCAGAACTGAAGTTCAACCTTTCTGTACAGGTGGGAGTCTGTGAAGTCAAAAACGGCTACCCAAGTCCCAACATCACCTGGTATAGGAACCGCCATCCTCTGCATAATGGCCGCGATGGTGCGTGAGAACTGCCTGTTCTCCACTGAGTCAGTTGGAGCCAACTTGAAACGCCTTTTCCTACAGGTGTGGAAGTGATGACCAGCGTCACAGTGGAGTCCACCGAGCTCTACTCTGTGAAGAGTGAGCTGAGCATGGTGGTGCAGAAGGAGGACAAGGATGCTCAGTTCTACTGTGAGATCACCTACCACACACCAGGAGGAACCAGGATGACCGAGACCAAACCCATTCAGATCACCGTGTTTTGTGAGTGTAAAACGTGTCACTCTGAATGTCTCTTTTAAAACTATAGTTTGAATTCATTCTcactgctatatatatatgttatgtaccgtaatttccggactataagtcgctactttttcctcgtggtctgaaccctgcggctcaTACAGCCACGCAGCTAATCTATGGATGTTTCCAGGCTAAAGCCAAAATACCTGCTCACATCTAATCGATGACCTTAAAGCTCCGCCCACCGAGCCGATCTCCTGCAGGAGTGGAGAGGGGAAGCAGCAACTGAGAgctgctgtggtgtcggagcttgggacacatttggagcagtttaatgttaataaaagatgaggagttgatgattccagattgtttcacgagtcagtctccatgctgcagcctgttttccaaactagtttacaagtgatcctcatgcattttgaagcctttctacggagcagacagcaccgctgcacctgcGACTTCTGGAGGAACaggatctgttttccttcttacatttagTGGGCGGGGCTAATAGTCCGCtgtgctctatagtctggaatttacgctATTCATTCCATATTGTCCTGTCAAATACTGCATAGTATAGATAtgaaaaaatctttctgaacTCTGCACATTTTTGTCAAATAATTTGAGTTTGcttgggtcaaaggtcatggatGACAAATGGGACTCACGCTGAAGTCAGAATCGTTGCTCACTGCGATGCTTCCTGTAGCATGGTAAACCAACTAAGACATCTCTTCATCTCTTCTCTTAAACATGCAGACCCCTCGACCTCTGTCAGTGTGTGGGTGGAGTCTCCGAAGGGACTAATCAAGGAAGGAGACACACTTGAGCTCCTCTGCCAAGGTGACGGACATGATCCTGCTGCAGTGATGACCATCAGGAATGACTTGGTAAGAAACTCCAatcatcctcctcatcttcattgtTTGGCTCAATGTTTGCTGAAGCACCTGGATGTGAAAGATCTGGTGTTCTCTACCGCACCGTTGGCACAGAGTGTTGAGGAACTGCTGTGAGCCCTGGAATCTTAAAGTCCTAGGATCATAACTGTGTCAGACGGCATCGTCAGTGTTTGGATCACAATATTTACTTGGTGTCTTCCCTCTCTTCCACTACACTGAATAATAAACAGcgtcctcttcatctcctgctgtgTTGCAGGTCAGTGTTGAGTCCAGCCGGCTGCTGGTGGAAAACGTGACTCGACTCAACAGTGGGGTGTACGAGTGCAGCTCTCTGGATTCCAACACCTTTGATGAAGTGGTGGGGAACACCAGCGTGTTTGTCAACTGTACGTAGTGTTTGTGATGCGCAGAGTGCATGAGTGTTCATCCCTCACGGTCTGAGTCCTGGACCACTGTAAAGCCATGGCGGACTCTAGTGGAGCAGTGGTTTGCTGTGCGTGTTGGCCTCCACTGTGCCGTTCAGCCTTTGCACTGTGCTCCTCAAGTCATGGTCAATATTGGTTTCTCTCTTAGTCTGGAGTGGAAGAGCAAACCAGGGTGAGGAGCTCACTCTCAGACATGTGGTGTAAATTGAAGGTGGCCATCTAAAGCAGCTGCGGCTTCCATAAGGTGGACACATGGTGCGT carries:
- the mcamb gene encoding melanoma cell adhesion molecule b isoform X2, coding for MAARTRISALGGLLLLLLSRGAWANVEVMMEDRVEAFRGNSTQITCMFTSDDGPGGVIIQWFHMRGRDRQRIYYEDATTQHYDRNSQFKDRLTVNSTGSGTSGQVVMTIRDVRLKDELEYVCVVKSLTDGIGEDRTMLRVFETPQLPTIEAVQKGISVSDATPSKVGVCEVKNGYPSPNITWYRNRHPLHNGRDGVEVMTSVTVESTELYSVKSELSMVVQKEDKDAQFYCEITYHTPGGTRMTETKPIQITVFYPSTSVSVWVESPKGLIKEGDTLELLCQGDGHDPAAVMTIRNDLVSVESSRLLVENVTRLNSGVYECSSLDSNTFDEVVGNTSVFVNYLDPAVVRPQHAEVAQGGTLEAICNALSSLQTHTAWFKEGKLISVGHRLMVNATKYDTAGTYMCVVTVPEIQGMKTEGTLTVHVTGPPEILNPDHTELQETYGSSVRLPCDVRGFPAPSITWHTPDGQMLKADPPTDRKDGVASVLSLKVSSDITAVCNSTNEHGSSAITYTIRALNAVSELPPEKVQRESNGVVIAVIIICILLLAVLGSVLYFLYKKGKICGRSGKQDLTKEKSSKDNIVVEMKSDNTEEAILLGVNGEKLSPCEQ
- the mcamb gene encoding melanoma cell adhesion molecule b isoform X1 gives rise to the protein MAARTRISALGGLLLLLLSRGAWANVEVMMEDRVEAFRGNSTQITCMFTSDDGPGGVIIQWFHMRGRDRQRIYYEDATTQHYDRNSQFKDRLTVNSTGSGTSGQVVMTIRDVRLKDELEYVCVVKSLTDGIGEDRTMLRVFETPQLPTIEAVQKGISVSDATPSKVGVCEVKNGYPSPNITWYRNRHPLHNGRDGVEVMTSVTVESTELYSVKSELSMVVQKEDKDAQFYCEITYHTPGGTRMTETKPIQITVFYPSTSVSVWVESPKGLIKEGDTLELLCQGDGHDPAAVMTIRNDLVSVESSRLLVENVTRLNSGVYECSSLDSNTFDEVVGNTSVFVNYLDPAVVRPQHAEVAQGGTLEAICNALSSLQTHTAWFKEGKLISVGHRLMVNATKYDTAGTYMCVVTVPEIQGMKTEGTLTVHVTGPPEILNPDHTELQETYGSSVRLPCDVRGFPAPSITWHTPDGQMLKADPPTDRKDGVASVLSLKVSSDITAVCNSTNEHGSSAITYTIRALTHSPTAATVRTPTVSSATVNAVSELPPEKVQRESNGVVIAVIIICILLLAVLGSVLYFLYKKGKICGRSGKQDLTKEKSSKDNIVVEMKSDNTEEAILLGVNGEKLSPCEQ
- the mcamb gene encoding melanoma cell adhesion molecule b isoform X3 yields the protein MAARTRISALGGLLLLLLSRGAWANVEVMMEDRVEAFRGNSTQITCMFTSDDGPGGVIIQWFHMRGRDRQRIYYEDATTQHYDRNSQFKDRLTVNSTGSGTSGQVVMTIRDVRLKDELEYVCVVKSLTDGIGEDRTMLRVFETPQLPTIEAVQKGISVSDATPSKVGVCEVKNGYPSPNITWYRNRHPLHNGRDGVEVMTSVTVESTELYSVKSELSMVVQKEDKDAQFYCEITYHTPGGTRMTETKPIQITVFYPSTSVSVWVESPKGLIKEGDTLELLCQGDGHDPAAVMTIRNDLVSVESSRLLVENVTRLNSGVYECSSLDSNTFDEVVGNTSVFVNYLDPAVVRPQHAEVAQGGTLEAICNALSSLQTHTAWFKEGKLISVGHRLMVNATKYDTAGTYMCVVTVPEIQGMKTEGTLTVHVTGPPEILNPDHTELQETYGSSVRLPCDVRGFPAPSITWHTPDGQMLKADPPTDRKDGVASVLSLKVSSDITAVCNSTNEHGSSAITYTIRAQSNGVVIAVIIICILLLAVLGSVLYFLYKKGKICGRSGKQDLTKEKSSKDNIVVEMKSDNTEEAILLGVNGEKLSPCEQ